From Nicotiana tabacum cultivar K326 chromosome 22, ASM71507v2, whole genome shotgun sequence, one genomic window encodes:
- the LOC107807811 gene encoding IRK-interacting protein, with the protein MADATAEKQICGENEDDEVSSKNNNYNEVVSREEIQAAIAKAVELRAIHAALLQGINSPASNLIKFPSSSSPASNFPHQFSAQDYPIFTPSYEDVPLPGPKQLPLDNRTYAEPWDDYGLGGVAIGDESSLSNYRKANSSLRNGISPNLINSEPHTCPPDDQRSVTGSCTDQITLLRIASPGGDYSKSRRNSLGVRSLSSCNRCKPATIISTETDGASKSGKSSNVIVPLTDSHSSNQLQPKSKGLNLSWLFPKLKKKNKNENSPHRTESEVSQIVKDIGLVSIEMLKKELVQANETRDAALMEVAEMKSSLGELKEKLEYLETYCEELKKALRQTKQSKDSQVSKMLIDLPRRGKSIDGDGENTIPVSEEVMVEGFLQIVSESRLSVKQFCKILITQVEETDNSLTDNLNRLLQPYKISLNSKHSKAVFYHIEAIINQSLFQDFENVVFQKNGAPKHLDPQQDCHDHFSSFVSLRNLSWNEVLRKGTKYYSDDFSKFCDQKMSCIITSLNWNRPWPEQQLQAFFVAAKCIWLLHLLAFSFDPPLGILRVEENTSFDKCYMEDIFGDRQKSQGSSKVKIMVMPGFYVQERVLRCKVICKYKSTA; encoded by the exons atGGCTGATGCAACTGCTGAAAAACAAATATGTGGAGAAAATGAAGATGATGAAGTTAGCAGTAAGAACAACAACTACAATGAAGTAGTTAGTAGAGAAGAGATTCAAGCTGCCATTGCTAAAGCTGTAGAGCTCAGAGCTATTCATGCTGCTTTATTACAGGGTATTAATAGCCCTGCATCTAATCTCATAaagtttccttcttcttcttctcctgcTTCTAATTTTCCTCATCAATTCTCTGCCCAAGATTATCCCATTTTCACTCCA AGTTATGAAGATGTTCCATTACCTGGACCAAAACAACTACCGTTGGACAATCGAACCTACGCTGAACCTTGGGATGATTATGGCCTTGGAGGTGTGGCAATTGGCGATGAATCCAGTTTGTCGAATTACAGAAAGGCGAATTCCTCCTTGAGGAATGGAATTTCACCCAACTTGATCAATTCAGAACCCCATACCTGTCCACCTGATGATCAGAGATCGGTCACCGGCTCTTGTACTGATCAAATCACTCTGCTTAGAATAGCCTCTCCTGGTGGTGATTACTCTAAGTCCAGGAGAAATTCTTTAGGAGTGAGATCACTTTCCTCTTGCAATAGGTGTAAACCTGCTACTATAATAAGTACCGAGACAGACGGAGCTAGTAAGAGTGGAAAGAGCTCGAATGTAATCGTGCCATTAACAGATTCACACTCTTCAAATCAATTGCAGCCGAAGAGTAAAGGGCTGAACTTGTCATGGTTGTTCCCTAagctaaagaagaaaaacaagaatgaAAATTCACCACACAGGACAGAATCCGAGGTCTCTCAGATTGTTAAGGATATTGGATTGGTTTctattgaaatgttgaagaaagagcTCGTGCAAGCAAACGAGACCAGAGATGCAGCGTTGATGGAAGTCGCGGAAATGAAGTCTTCTTTAGGAGAGCTAAAGGAAAAATTGGAGTACTTAGAAACTTACTGTGAGGAGCTCAAGAAAGCCTtgagacaaacaaaacaatcaaAGGATTCTCAAGTATCCAAAATGCTTATAGATCTTCCGAGAAGGGGAAAATCTATAGATGGGGACGGAGAAAACACGATTCCTGTTAGTGAAGAGGTAATGGTTGAAGGATTTTTGCAGATAGTATCAGAATCAAGACTATCAGTAAAGCAATTCTGCAAGATTCTTATTACACAGGTTGAAGAGACGGACAATTCTTTAACCGATAACTTAAACCGTCTACTTCAACCTTACAAAATTTCTCTAAACTCAAAGCACTCAAAGGCAGTCTTCTACCATATTGAAGCCATCATAAACCAGTCCCTATTCCAAGATTTCGAGAACGTTGTGTTCCAAAAGAATGGCGCGCCAAAACACTTGGACCCTCAACAAGATTGCCACGATCACTTCTCGTCCTTTGTCTCGCTAAGGAACCTAAGCTGGAATGAAGTGTTAAGAAAAGGGACCAAATACTACAGTGATGATTTCAGCAAATTCTGTGATCAAAAGATGAGTTGCATTATCACAAGTCTCAACTGGAATAGGCCATGGCCAGAGCAACAACTTCAGGCATTCTTTGTTGCTGCTAAGTGCATTTGGTTGCTGCATTTGCTCGCTTTTTCGTTCGATCCTCCACTTGGGATTCTGAGGGTTGAAGAGAATACAAGTTTTGATAAGTGTTACATGGAGGACATTTTTGGAGATAGGCAAAAATCACAAGGTTCAAGCAAGGTTAAGATCATGGTAATGCCTGGTTTCTATGTGCAAGAGAGAGTACTTAGGTGTAAAGTGATTTGCAAGTATAAATCTACAGCCTAA